One Candidatus Omnitrophota bacterium DNA segment encodes these proteins:
- a CDS encoding alpha-galactosidase: MMKLRLMAICQILLFLALSHPSLAKNDWLIQPAKESAKADIHSKSNEIVLKNGLIQRTFKTSPNFATVDFYNNRTGVSLLRGVKPEAAIQIGGEHYEIGGLKGQPDYGYLDPAWLTDMTSNPDAFQFTGCRVESPQARYEWKPKRPSSHLPWPPKGATLIADFTPPEKLKDKYAGLTVSLYYEMYDGIPTMSKWAVIKNESDREIVIDALDVEILAVTEQEKTHLYADDDYKRSVAGESGASVSTVSWGPDLEYTSQIDYLYQMPLLLTCRYPLGPGAHLAPGETFESFRVIETVFDSDDLERQGLAVRRTMRTLAPQVTENPILMHVRNSDPETVRNAIDQCAETGFEMVIMTFWSGFNIESEDPQYIASIKALVDYAHSKDIELGGYTLMCASRDAGEKYNCIDPKTDKPGSRFGQSACLASEWADGYFQRVLHFIDATGLDVIETDGPYHGDVCASTLHKHHKSLEDSQWTQWKACCNFYFECRKRGVYVNTPDWYYLNGSNKCAMGYRETNFSLPRWRQILLARQNIFDGTYLKTPSMGWMFVPLVEYHGGGAAATMEPLSEHLQEFEWHLAQNFGTGVQACYRGPRLYDTDETKAVVKKWVDFYKRHREILDSDIIHVRRADGKTIDCMMGVNPHLEGKGLAMVFNPTNRKVETTLELPLYYTGLEDTASISEKDDIGKTYKLDRDYTVQIPVTLGPKGITWFVIR; this comes from the coding sequence ATGATGAAACTTCGGCTTATGGCAATTTGCCAGATTCTCCTATTCCTGGCGCTTTCCCATCCCTCGTTGGCAAAAAACGATTGGTTGATTCAACCCGCGAAGGAAAGCGCAAAGGCGGATATCCATTCCAAGAGCAATGAAATCGTATTAAAGAATGGATTGATCCAGCGTACATTCAAAACGTCCCCCAACTTCGCCACGGTGGATTTTTACAACAATAGGACCGGCGTCAGCCTGTTGCGCGGCGTCAAGCCGGAAGCCGCGATCCAGATCGGCGGCGAGCATTATGAAATCGGCGGTTTGAAAGGGCAGCCCGATTACGGCTATCTCGATCCCGCTTGGCTGACGGATATGACAAGCAATCCCGATGCTTTTCAATTCACCGGCTGTCGAGTGGAATCGCCACAAGCGCGCTACGAATGGAAGCCGAAGCGCCCCTCTTCCCATCTTCCTTGGCCTCCCAAAGGCGCAACATTGATCGCTGATTTTACGCCGCCGGAAAAGCTGAAAGATAAATATGCAGGATTGACGGTTTCCCTATATTACGAAATGTACGACGGCATTCCTACGATGTCGAAATGGGCGGTCATCAAAAATGAAAGCGACAGAGAGATCGTCATCGATGCGTTGGATGTAGAAATTCTCGCCGTCACGGAACAGGAAAAAACGCATTTGTACGCCGACGACGATTACAAGCGCAGCGTGGCGGGCGAATCCGGCGCCAGCGTCTCCACCGTCTCATGGGGGCCGGATTTGGAATATACGTCGCAGATCGACTATCTCTATCAAATGCCGCTGCTATTGACCTGCCGCTATCCGCTGGGGCCGGGCGCGCATCTAGCGCCAGGAGAAACCTTCGAATCCTTCCGCGTCATTGAAACCGTCTTCGACAGCGACGATCTCGAGCGCCAAGGTCTTGCCGTGCGCCGCACCATGCGGACGCTGGCGCCCCAGGTTACAGAAAATCCCATCCTGATGCATGTAAGAAATTCAGACCCGGAGACAGTGCGCAATGCCATCGATCAATGCGCCGAAACCGGTTTCGAAATGGTCATCATGACTTTTTGGAGCGGCTTCAATATCGAAAGCGAAGATCCGCAATACATCGCAAGCATTAAAGCGCTCGTCGATTATGCTCACAGTAAAGACATTGAATTGGGCGGCTACACCTTGATGTGCGCCTCCCGCGACGCGGGAGAGAAATACAACTGCATCGATCCGAAAACCGACAAGCCGGGCAGCCGCTTCGGCCAGAGCGCCTGCCTGGCGTCGGAATGGGCGGATGGATATTTTCAGCGCGTACTTCATTTCATCGACGCGACGGGATTGGATGTCATCGAGACGGACGGCCCCTATCACGGCGACGTATGCGCCTCGACGCTGCATAAGCATCATAAGAGCTTGGAAGATTCGCAATGGACGCAGTGGAAAGCCTGCTGCAACTTTTATTTTGAATGCCGCAAGCGAGGAGTATACGTCAACACGCCCGACTGGTATTACCTTAACGGCAGTAATAAATGCGCGATGGGCTATCGCGAGACGAATTTTAGCCTGCCCCGTTGGCGACAGATTTTATTAGCGCGGCAAAATATCTTCGATGGCACATACTTGAAAACGCCGAGCATGGGCTGGATGTTCGTGCCGCTGGTGGAATATCACGGCGGCGGCGCGGCGGCGACGATGGAGCCGTTATCCGAACATTTGCAGGAATTCGAGTGGCACCTTGCGCAAAATTTCGGAACCGGCGTGCAAGCCTGCTATCGCGGACCTCGCCTTTACGATACGGACGAAACCAAAGCCGTCGTCAAAAAGTGGGTGGATTTTTATAAACGCCATCGAGAAATTCTCGATTCCGACATCATCCACGTTCGCCGCGCCGACGGTAAAACCATCGACTGCATGATGGGCGTCAATCCGCATTTGGAAGGAAAAGGATTGGCGATGGTCTTTAATCCCACAAATCGCAAAGTTGAGACAACGCTGGAATTGCCGCTATATTACACTGGCCTCGAGGATACGGCTTCCATCAGCGAAAAAGACGATATAGGGAAAACTTACAAACTAGACCGAGATTATACTGTTCAAATTCCCGTGACGTTGGGGCCGAAAGGTATCACTTGGTTTGTTATTCGATAA
- a CDS encoding aspartate aminotransferase family protein, with amino-acid sequence MDNSNLEKYRSEGDLNLSLRRAAWAKANINAETQQLLQDDAKYFLHQSLSTPCLDVIRHCEGIYIEDLQGKRYMDFHGNNVHQVGYSHPRVIAAIKAQLDELSFCPRRYTNVKAIELAKKLVLLAPGDLNRVLFAPGGTTAIGMALKLARAATGRHKTISMWDSFHGASLDAISIGGEAIFRSRIGPLLPGTEHVPPPDEYRCIWGCEGKCNLKCADYVEYVLEKEGDVAAVIAETVRCTPFIPPLDYWRKIRAACDKHGALLILDEIPLCLGRTGRMFVCEHYDVVPDMLVIGKGLGGGVFPLAALIARENLNVMADRALGHYTHEKNPSACAAGLATIECIEEENLLQNALDIGNFALQRMKSMMERFEIVGDVRGLGLLLGIELVKDRQTKEKASEEAEQVMYSALAKGLSFKLTMGNILTLTPPLTITQDEISRAMDIIEE; translated from the coding sequence ATTGATAATTCCAACCTGGAAAAATACCGTTCGGAAGGGGATTTGAATCTATCTCTCCGTCGCGCCGCGTGGGCGAAAGCCAATATCAACGCAGAAACTCAACAACTATTACAAGATGATGCAAAGTATTTTCTGCATCAATCCTTATCGACTCCCTGCCTGGATGTCATTCGCCATTGCGAAGGCATTTACATCGAAGACCTGCAAGGCAAACGCTATATGGATTTTCACGGCAACAATGTGCACCAAGTTGGCTATTCCCATCCCCGCGTTATCGCCGCCATCAAAGCTCAGCTGGATGAATTATCCTTTTGCCCCCGGCGCTATACGAACGTCAAAGCCATCGAATTGGCGAAGAAGTTAGTACTGCTGGCGCCAGGCGATTTAAACCGAGTCCTCTTCGCGCCCGGCGGGACTACAGCCATCGGCATGGCCTTAAAATTGGCGCGCGCCGCCACGGGCAGGCATAAAACCATCTCCATGTGGGATTCGTTCCACGGCGCCTCGCTGGACGCCATCTCCATCGGCGGCGAGGCCATCTTCCGCAGCCGCATTGGGCCGCTGTTGCCGGGAACCGAGCATGTCCCGCCGCCCGACGAATACCGCTGCATTTGGGGATGTGAAGGCAAGTGCAATTTAAAATGCGCTGATTATGTGGAATACGTGCTGGAAAAAGAGGGCGACGTCGCCGCCGTCATCGCCGAGACGGTGCGCTGCACGCCGTTCATTCCGCCTTTGGACTATTGGCGCAAGATTCGCGCCGCTTGCGATAAGCATGGAGCGCTGTTGATCCTGGATGAAATTCCCCTATGCCTGGGACGCACGGGAAGGATGTTCGTATGCGAACATTACGATGTCGTCCCCGATATGTTAGTCATCGGCAAAGGCCTGGGCGGCGGCGTATTTCCGCTGGCGGCGCTCATCGCCAGAGAAAATCTCAACGTTATGGCCGACCGGGCGCTGGGCCATTATACGCACGAGAAGAATCCCTCAGCTTGCGCGGCGGGATTAGCAACGATCGAGTGCATTGAAGAAGAAAATCTGCTGCAGAATGCGCTGGATATCGGTAATTTTGCGCTGCAACGCATGAAATCCATGATGGAACGCTTCGAAATCGTAGGAGACGTTCGCGGCCTCGGCTTGCTGTTGGGCATAGAATTAGTTAAAGACCGCCAAACCAAAGAAAAAGCCTCAGAGGAGGCGGAACAAGTTATGTATTCCGCCTTGGCCAAAGGATTAAGCTTTAAATTAACGATGGGCAACATACTTACATTAACGCCGCCGTTGACGATTACGCAAGATGAAATTAGCCGGGCGATGGATATTATTGAGGAGTG
- a CDS encoding Uma2 family endonuclease — translation MISKKLIRLFTVDEFYRMAEIGIFTEDDRVELIEGEIIQMTPISISHASHSMRFNRNFIYRFLDKAIVSIQNPVRLSQLSETLTDIALLKLRGNYYSDRHPMPEDVYLLVEIADSSYEYDRQVKAPLYAKHGVPELWILNLDKQVIEIFRQPSPEGYRQSFIASPGESINLESFPEYTFNVSDILG, via the coding sequence ATGATATCAAAAAAACTTATACGGCTTTTTACTGTCGATGAATTTTATCGAATGGCGGAAATCGGCATTTTTACGGAAGACGACCGGGTGGAATTGATCGAGGGGGAAATCATTCAAATGACGCCGATAAGCATCAGCCATGCATCTCATTCCATGCGTTTTAATCGTAATTTTATATACCGTTTTTTAGATAAAGCAATCGTCAGCATTCAAAATCCCGTTCGCTTGAGCCAACTATCGGAAACCTTGACTGATATCGCTCTCCTCAAATTACGCGGAAATTACTATTCGGATAGACATCCTATGCCGGAGGATGTCTATTTACTCGTTGAGATAGCCGACTCGTCCTACGAATACGACCGTCAAGTGAAAGCGCCGCTATACGCCAAACACGGCGTCCCGGAATTATGGATACTTAATTTGGATAAACAGGTCATTGAAATATTCCGCCAGCCTTCGCCGGAAGGCTATCGCCAATCCTTCATCGCTTCTCCCGGCGAATCGATAAATTTGGAATCGTTTCCGGAATATACATTCAATGTAAGCGATATTTTGGGAT
- a CDS encoding glycine zipper domain-containing protein — protein sequence MKAKKAALLGVIGALCLVTLLTGCETTPAQSGALGGAVVGAAAGGLIGRSGKGALIGAGAGALGGALLNDHIDKQKREAYNQGYNQGAVTAPQSTTPTTAAPAQQQTPAQQTTIQTQNNYYNTAPR from the coding sequence ATGAAAGCGAAAAAAGCGGCTTTGCTTGGCGTTATTGGCGCATTGTGTCTGGTCACTCTTTTGACGGGCTGCGAAACGACGCCCGCTCAGAGCGGAGCGCTGGGAGGCGCGGTCGTCGGCGCCGCTGCAGGAGGTTTGATTGGACGCAGCGGCAAAGGAGCCTTGATCGGCGCGGGAGCGGGCGCACTAGGCGGCGCGCTCCTCAACGATCATATCGACAAACAGAAGAGAGAGGCCTACAACCAAGGTTATAACCAGGGCGCGGTCACGGCGCCGCAAAGTACAACGCCAACAACGGCGGCGCCAGCTCAACAACAAACGCCTGCGCAGCAAACTACTATCCAAACGCAAAACAATTACTACAACACGGCTCCGCGTTAA
- a CDS encoding HD domain-containing protein, which yields MALMREDAWKKFSEWTEGDALRIHGRTVEIAMRAAALRCGAGEKDVERWGIAGLLHDADYEKWPERHPQLIVEWLREQGEEEIAHAVSAHLTAWNIPFESAFDKALLACDELTGFIGACCFVRPDGIQSLTPKSVKKKLKDKSFAAKINREEIQRGAELLGVDLGEHIQFLIDALKPYADELGLRGSGKNDE from the coding sequence ATGGCTTTGATGCGGGAAGATGCATGGAAAAAATTCAGCGAGTGGACGGAAGGCGATGCCTTGCGGATTCACGGGCGGACGGTGGAGATCGCCATGCGAGCCGCCGCCCTGCGCTGCGGCGCGGGAGAGAAGGATGTGGAGCGTTGGGGGATAGCCGGACTTCTCCACGACGCGGATTACGAAAAATGGCCCGAACGACATCCGCAATTGATCGTCGAATGGCTGCGCGAGCAGGGAGAAGAAGAGATCGCCCACGCCGTATCTGCGCATTTAACGGCGTGGAACATCCCATTCGAGTCGGCGTTCGATAAAGCTTTGCTCGCCTGCGACGAATTGACCGGCTTTATCGGCGCGTGCTGCTTCGTTCGTCCCGATGGCATTCAATCCCTTACGCCTAAAAGCGTTAAGAAAAAACTGAAAGACAAAAGTTTCGCCGCGAAAATCAACCGGGAAGAAATTCAGCGCGGCGCCGAACTGCTTGGCGTCGATCTGGGCGAGCATATTCAATTCCTCATCGACGCGCTCAAACCTTATGCGGATGAATTGGGATTACGGGGATCGGGGAAAAACGATGAGTGA